One window of the Bifidobacteriaceae bacterium genome contains the following:
- a CDS encoding type II toxin-antitoxin system prevent-host-death family antitoxin: MQDPITVGIAQAHDRFSELAAHAEAGTQVVITRHGRPVLRLVPTGDSLPAPGDGRAVADVIGRQRESRPASRSTAEIETELHENRESWRP; this comes from the coding sequence ATGCAGGATCCAATCACGGTTGGGATTGCCCAGGCGCACGACAGGTTCTCCGAGTTGGCCGCCCATGCTGAGGCCGGCACCCAAGTGGTGATCACCCGGCACGGGCGTCCGGTGCTGCGGCTGGTGCCGACGGGGGACAGCCTCCCCGCGCCAGGCGACGGGCGGGCGGTAGCGGACGTCATCGGGCGACAGCGCGAGAGCCGCCCCGCGAGCAGGTCCACCGCGGAGATCGAAACCGAGCTCCACGAGAACCGCGAGTCGTGGCGGCCGTGA
- a CDS encoding PIN domain-containing protein, with product MAAVIYVDASVLIHARENDDALGQAAREALASASEPLGISALTRMECLVGPLRRHDPDLEADYRATFESLVRVPIDDAVFERAARLRADKSVGAQDAIHWAAALAAGCSALLTADPDLADRAAPFAVRVQPPAATEETSGTERAVCSSPD from the coding sequence GTGGCGGCCGTGATCTACGTCGACGCGAGCGTGCTGATCCACGCCAGAGAGAACGACGACGCCCTCGGCCAAGCCGCCCGCGAGGCGCTGGCGTCAGCCTCCGAGCCTCTTGGGATCAGCGCCCTGACCCGAATGGAATGCCTGGTCGGTCCGCTCAGGCGCCACGACCCCGACTTGGAGGCAGATTACCGCGCCACGTTCGAGAGCCTGGTCCGCGTGCCGATCGATGACGCAGTGTTCGAGCGCGCCGCCCGCCTGCGTGCGGACAAGAGCGTGGGCGCGCAAGACGCCATCCACTGGGCCGCGGCCCTGGCCGCGGGCTGCTCAGCGCTGCTCACGGCCGATCCCGACCTAGCCGACCGGGCGGCGCCCTTCGCGGTCCGGGTTCAACCACCCGCCGCAACCGAAGAGACCAGCGGCACCGAGCGCGCGGTCTGCTCCAGCCCAGACTGA